A single genomic interval of Carassius auratus strain Wakin chromosome 30, ASM336829v1, whole genome shotgun sequence harbors:
- the amer1 gene encoding APC membrane recruitment protein 1, with the protein MDTTTGSEVVGAEGGPQSDSVSHDSPQPQSPPSVKIRKAAFRFFGGRKSICVLPSFFSGRGRSQRKGSSKTGVTKSQTYDGVSRACWEDLGRGSSEAASGDFEFCASSDPQKSHEDHGKSQSLPRQRRGLRGLFSSIRRHRKNKNVELEKHETHEMSSSFHAETVPGALSSVSDRSEELVPDVPNQSTGSECKLPLAATECTKDVTLVPEKRRSRVEVDKRKRAKEEEKKGKEIQNAKREELTTYHQPLCAESELDRLAEQNVDVPDGEPPAVSCSSENLIYGDVSSLKSFDSLTGCGDIIADQDDVSVAESSVSAERGSRNAGKRSSCFVTYQGGGEEMATPDEIDADYLQSLWESETSNEVCYVPSDMGSDSTSLTPDQQISSIHATSSSSPLGITETALTPVDLLSPQSDRQESVPNSDEGYYDSTTPGMEEESRERPQQERLPRDSYSGDALYELFEPDDHLLSPVLPPKDAHSFVGADKSKTNPLYVLASSALETGTMETEEERLSKIQHALLCCELQKLRSPSKDQLLFHTDCFYDDSSLSTGKGKMVLKEAMNQCNPQSPPRSQAVKEPLPLSRGQIQKTPLFAESGFSPHVAETTRRQPQSEDQSPVLPTRGCSQSQEELMVCFSQALVDFTKNTRLYRNSTESLDGSESSSPFGPSLSALPAIVTFDVVDMENEGECEQQTELVEEEEEELASPYEPFEDDGCYLQQDAFAECDQRTFDAYEQSLLLSNAWGIASLPRHLSLGRPCPPVPAPLALNRRSRSLDTDSLEFQTSELYTNCDSVFSQRRTADCSDKALTQQPCGITVDSWRRGYGRSFESSNSSQQEAKLPHVSQSTTRPSHLPLKNNCRYRNLPGSARADGDGEILLGGGDALYPCSYPPTGMQWKNRPVGVTQGVPHLRSEQSADHREIPIKNRRGELQGGFTPAPPKL; encoded by the coding sequence ATGGACACCACCACAGGAAGTGAGGTTGTAGGTGCAGAAGGGGGTCCACAGTCAGACTCTGTTTCCCATGACAGCCCTCAACCTCAGTCACCCCCTTCTGTGAAAATACGGAAGGCGGCTTTTAGGTTTTTTGGTGGTCGGAAGAGCATATGCGTTCTGCCCAGCTTTTTCAGTGGCCGTGGCAGAAGTCAAAGAAAGGGATCATCAAAAACAGGTGTTACGAAAAGCCAGACATACGATGGGGtgagcagagcatgctgggaagaTTTGGGTAGAGGAAGCAGTGAAGCTGCCTCAGGGGACTTTGAGTTTTGTGCCTCCAGTGACCCTCAGAAATCACATGAGGATCACGGGAAGTCTCAGTCTCTACCACGACAGCGTAGAGGCCTCCGGGGGCTTTTCAGCAGCATTCGGAGGCacaggaaaaacaaaaatgttgaacTAGAAAAGCATGAGACACATGAAATGTCTTCAAGCTTCCATGCCGAAACAGTGCCTGGTGCCCTGTCGAGTGTCAGTGACCGTAGCGAAGAGTTGGTGCCAGATGTGCCTAATCAATCCACAGGCAGTGAATGCAAACTGCCATTGGCTGCCACTGAATGTACGAAAGATGTAACGCTAGTGCCTGAGAAAAGGAGGAGCAGAGTGGAGGTGGATAAGAGGAAGAGAGCAAAAGAAGAGGAGAAAAAGGGGAAGGAGATACAAAATGCAAAACGGGAAGAACTGACGACATATCATCAACCGCTGTGCGCCGAGTCAGAACTGGACCGTTTGGCTGAGCAGAATGTGGACGTTCCTGATGGTGAACCTCCAGCTGTATCCTGCTCCTCTGAAAACCTAATCTATGGTGACGTTTCGTCATTGAAAAGCTTTGATTCGTTGACCGGATGCGGAGACATCATTGCAGACCAGGATGATGTCAGTGTCGCCGAGAGCTCTGTGTCTGCCGAGAGAGGCAGCCGAAACGCAGGAAAACGGAGCTCATGTTTTGTCACATATCAAGGGGGAGGGGAAGAGATGGCAACTCCCGATGAGATAGACGCGGATTACTTGCAGAGCTTATGGGAATCTGAAACTAGTAATGAAGTCTGCTATGTCCCCTCAGACATGGGCTCGGATAGCACTTCGCTTACTCCTGATCAGCAAATCAGCTCGATCCATGCCACCTCCAGCAGCAGCCCACTGGGAATCACAGAAACAGCCCTCACTCCTGTTGACCTCTTGAGCCCTCAGAGTGATCGGCAGGAATCGGTTCCCAACAGCGATGAGGGATACTATGACTCCACCACGCCAGGTATGGAGGAGGAGAGTAGAGAGCGTCCACAACAGGAAAGGCTTCCACGGGACAGCTACAGTGGTGATGCcctttatgaactttttgaacCTGACGATCATCTACTCAGCCCTGTTCTTCCTCCCAAGGATGCCCATTCATTTGTTGGTGCGGATAAGAGTAAAACAAACCCTCTGTACGTCCTGGCATCCTCTGCCCTAGAGACCGGAACAATGGAGACGGAGGAGGAGCGTCTGAGCAAGATCCAGCATGCCCTTCTGTGCTGCGAGCTCCAGAAACTCAGAAGCCCATCCAAAGATCAGCTTCTGTTCCACACAGACTGCTTCTACGATGATTCAAGCCTTTCCACAGGCAAGGGGAAGATGGTTTTGAAAGAAGCCATGAATCAGTGCAATCCCCAATCACCACCGAGATCCCAAGCTGTAAAAGAGCCATTACCTCTCAGCAGGGGTCAGATCCAGAAAACTCCATTGTTTGCCGAATCAGGGTTTAGTCCACATGTCGCTGAGACAACCAGAAGACAACCTCAATCTGAGGATCAGAGCCCAGTACTACCCACCAGAGGCTGCAGTCAGTCTCAAGAAGAGCTGATGGTCTGCTTCTCCCAAGCACTCGTAGATTTCACAAAGAACACCCGGCTTTACCGCAACTCAACTGAGAGTCTTGATGGCTCAGAGTCGAGTTCTCCTTTCGGACCGAGTCTGAGTGCCCTGCCCGCCATTGTCACATTCGACGTGGTCGACATGGAGAATGAAGGTGAATGTGAGCAGCAGACCGAGCTtgttgaggaggaggaggaagagttggcatctccttacgaacCCTTCGAGGATGATGGCTGTTACCTTCAGCAAGATGCCTTTGCTGAGTGTGACCAGCGTACTTTTGATGCCTACGAACAGAGTCTCTTGCTAAGTAACGCTTGGGGCATTGCTAGCCTTCCTCGCCATCTCAGTTTGGGTCGACCTTGTCCTCCCGTCCCCGCCCCATTAGCACTAAACCGTCGCAGTCGCTCCCTTGACACGGACAGTCTGGAGTTTCAGACAAGTGAACTTTACACCAACTGTGACTCTGTGTTTTCACAGCGTAGGACTGCTGATTGTAGTGATAAGGCATTAACGCAACAACCCTGTGGGATCACTGTTGATAGTTGGAGGCGGGGCTATGGGCGGAGTTTTGAGTCCTCCAACTCTTCTCAGCAAGAAGCGAAGTTGCCACACGTGAGCCAGTCAACTACAAGACCTTCACATCTCCCTCTAAAGAACAACTGCCGTTATCGTAACCTCCCTGGATCCGCTAGAGCCGATGGCGATGGCGAGATTTTGTTAGGGGGAGGTGATGCGCTTTACCCCTGCAGTTACCCCCCTACAGGTATGCAATGGAAGAATCGACCTGTGGGTGTCACTCAAGGTGTGCCCCACCTTCGCTCTGAGCAGTCGGCAGACCATCGAGAAATTCCCATAAAGAACAGGAGGGGGGAACTTCAGGGTGGCTTCACCCCTGCACCACCCAAATTATAA
- the arhgef9a gene encoding rho guanine nucleotide exchange factor 9 isoform X3 produces MMKLVSGGSVVNAEAVWDHVTMADRELAFKAGDVIKVLDASNKDWWWGQIDEEEGWFPASFVRVESHPPQTKQLFYINPVAASRLTNATAKLWVNQEENTVVEAAESSSEVQNGHAEASPNPSTDCLCLGQPTQNRDQMRANVINEIMSTERHYIKHLKDICEGYLRQCKKRRDMFNDDQLKVIFGNIEDIYRFQLSFVRDLEKQFNTEEPHLSEIGPCFLEHQDGFWIYSEYCNNHVDSCMELTRLMRDARYQHFFEACRLVQQMIDIAIDGYLLTPVQKICKYPLQLAELLKYTVQEHSDYRYVAAALAVMRNVTQQINERKRRLENIDKIAQWQASVLDWEGDDILDRSSELVYTGEMSWIYQPYGRSQSRIFFLFDHQMVLCKKDLIRRDILYYKGRIDMDRYEVIDAIDGRDDDFNVSVKNAFKLANRETDEIHLFLPKKLEEKIRWLRAFQEERKMVQEDEKIGFEISEYQKRHAALTVRRVTKQKGVGRSGPPAHPPPLDPMNPGQYLLPDGYGQADGYEYEPKRSTSPFWQNFSRLAPFKK; encoded by the exons ATGATGAAG TTGGTCAGCGGGGGCTCTGTAGTGAATGCCGAGGCAGTATGGGACCATGTGACCATGGCTGACCGGGAGCTGGCCTTCAAGGCCGGCGATGTCATCAAGGTGTTGGACGCCTCGAATAAGGACTGGTGGTGGGGTCAAATCGACGAGGAGGAGGGCTGGTTTCCTGCCAGCTTCGTCAGG GTGGAGTCCCACCCCCCTCAAACCAAACAGCTTTTTTATATCAACCCTGTCGCTGCATCACGCCTCACAAACGCCACGGCTAAG TTGTGGGTGAATCAGGAGGAAAACACCGTGGTCGAGGCTGCCGAAAGCTCCAGCGAGGTGCAGAATGGCCATGCGGAGGCCAGTCCGAACCCCAGCACTGACTGCCTGTGTCTGGGCCAGCCCACGCAGAACCGGGACCAGATGAGGGCCAATGTCATCAATGAGATCATGAGCACAGAAAGACATTACATCAAGCACCTGAAGGACATCTGTGAG GGGTATCTCCGTCAGTGTAAAAAGCGGAGAGACATGTTTAACGACGATCAGCTGAAAGTGATCTTTGGAAATATCGAAGACATTTACAGATTCCAGTTGAGCTTTGTCAGAGACCTGGAGAAACAGTTTAACACAGAAGAACCTCACCTGAGCGAGATCGGACCTTGCTTTTTGGAACAC caagaTGGATTCTGGATCTACTCGGAATACTGTAACAATCACGTTGACTCCTGTATGGAGCTCACACGTCTCATGCGAGACGCACGATACCAGCACTTCTTCGAAGCTTGCCGATTGGTTCAGCAGATGATCGACATCGCCATTGATGGCTACCTGCTCACACCAGTCCAGAAAATCTGCAAATACCCTCTACAGCTGGCAGAGTTACTGAAATACACAGTACAAGAACACAG TGATTATCGGTACGTAGCCGCGGCGCTAGCTGTAATGAGAAATGTCACTCAGCAAATCAACGAACGCAAACGAAGGCTTGAGAACATTGACAAAATTGCCCAGTGGCAGGCCTCTGTACTGGACTGGGAG GGCGATGATATTCTGGACAGGAGCTCAGAGCTTGTGTACACTGGGGAGATGTCCTGGATATATCAACCATACGGACGCAGCCAAAGCAGAATCTTCTTCCTATTCGATCATCAGATGGTCCTCTGCAAGAAG GATCTCATTCGCCGTGATATTCTCTACTATAAGGGTCGGATTGACATGGATCGATACGAGGTCATTGATGCAATCGATGGCAGAGATGATGATTTTAATGTTAGCGTGAAGAATGCCTTCAAACTGGCCAACAGAGAGACAGATGAGATCCACCTGTTCCTGCCCAAAAAGCTGGAGGAGAAAATCCGTTGGCTTCGGGCGTTTCAAGAGGAAAGGAAGATGGTTCAGGAAGATGAGAAGATTG GCTTTGAAATCTCTGAGTATCAGAAGAGACATGCTGCCTTGACCGTTAGGAGAGTCACCAAACAGAAAG GTGTGGGCCGGTCAGGCCCCCCAGCACACCCACCTCCACTGGACCCCATGAACCCCGGGCAGTACCTTCTCCCCGACGGATACGGGCAGGCGGATGGATACGAATACGAGCCCAAACGCAGCACATCTCCCTTCTGGCAGAACTTCAGTCGGTTAGCTCCCTTTAAAAAATAG
- the arhgef9a gene encoding rho guanine nucleotide exchange factor 9 isoform X1 has translation MDAPPRAALHPPARRDSHRSSAMETGEMEQAHDRGGYPAPQRRLGHVNDLVSGGSVVNAEAVWDHVTMADRELAFKAGDVIKVLDASNKDWWWGQIDEEEGWFPASFVRVESHPPQTKQLFYINPVAASRLTNATAKLWVNQEENTVVEAAESSSEVQNGHAEASPNPSTDCLCLGQPTQNRDQMRANVINEIMSTERHYIKHLKDICEGYLRQCKKRRDMFNDDQLKVIFGNIEDIYRFQLSFVRDLEKQFNTEEPHLSEIGPCFLEHQDGFWIYSEYCNNHVDSCMELTRLMRDARYQHFFEACRLVQQMIDIAIDGYLLTPVQKICKYPLQLAELLKYTVQEHSDYRYVAAALAVMRNVTQQINERKRRLENIDKIAQWQASVLDWEGDDILDRSSELVYTGEMSWIYQPYGRSQSRIFFLFDHQMVLCKKDLIRRDILYYKGRIDMDRYEVIDAIDGRDDDFNVSVKNAFKLANRETDEIHLFLPKKLEEKIRWLRAFQEERKMVQEDEKIGFEISEYQKRHAALTVRRVTKQKGVGRSGPPAHPPPLDPMNPGQYLLPDGYGQADGYEYEPKRSTSPFWQNFSRLAPFKK, from the exons ATGGACGCTCCCCCTCGCGCCGCTCTCCATCCGCCTGCGCGGAGAGACTCGCACCGTTCCAGTGCTATGGAAACGGGAGAGATGGAGCAAGCGCACGACAGAGGGGGATACCCAGCACCTCAGCGCCGCCTCGGGCATGTCAATGAC TTGGTCAGCGGGGGCTCTGTAGTGAATGCCGAGGCAGTATGGGACCATGTGACCATGGCTGACCGGGAGCTGGCCTTCAAGGCCGGCGATGTCATCAAGGTGTTGGACGCCTCGAATAAGGACTGGTGGTGGGGTCAAATCGACGAGGAGGAGGGCTGGTTTCCTGCCAGCTTCGTCAGG GTGGAGTCCCACCCCCCTCAAACCAAACAGCTTTTTTATATCAACCCTGTCGCTGCATCACGCCTCACAAACGCCACGGCTAAG TTGTGGGTGAATCAGGAGGAAAACACCGTGGTCGAGGCTGCCGAAAGCTCCAGCGAGGTGCAGAATGGCCATGCGGAGGCCAGTCCGAACCCCAGCACTGACTGCCTGTGTCTGGGCCAGCCCACGCAGAACCGGGACCAGATGAGGGCCAATGTCATCAATGAGATCATGAGCACAGAAAGACATTACATCAAGCACCTGAAGGACATCTGTGAG GGGTATCTCCGTCAGTGTAAAAAGCGGAGAGACATGTTTAACGACGATCAGCTGAAAGTGATCTTTGGAAATATCGAAGACATTTACAGATTCCAGTTGAGCTTTGTCAGAGACCTGGAGAAACAGTTTAACACAGAAGAACCTCACCTGAGCGAGATCGGACCTTGCTTTTTGGAACAC caagaTGGATTCTGGATCTACTCGGAATACTGTAACAATCACGTTGACTCCTGTATGGAGCTCACACGTCTCATGCGAGACGCACGATACCAGCACTTCTTCGAAGCTTGCCGATTGGTTCAGCAGATGATCGACATCGCCATTGATGGCTACCTGCTCACACCAGTCCAGAAAATCTGCAAATACCCTCTACAGCTGGCAGAGTTACTGAAATACACAGTACAAGAACACAG TGATTATCGGTACGTAGCCGCGGCGCTAGCTGTAATGAGAAATGTCACTCAGCAAATCAACGAACGCAAACGAAGGCTTGAGAACATTGACAAAATTGCCCAGTGGCAGGCCTCTGTACTGGACTGGGAG GGCGATGATATTCTGGACAGGAGCTCAGAGCTTGTGTACACTGGGGAGATGTCCTGGATATATCAACCATACGGACGCAGCCAAAGCAGAATCTTCTTCCTATTCGATCATCAGATGGTCCTCTGCAAGAAG GATCTCATTCGCCGTGATATTCTCTACTATAAGGGTCGGATTGACATGGATCGATACGAGGTCATTGATGCAATCGATGGCAGAGATGATGATTTTAATGTTAGCGTGAAGAATGCCTTCAAACTGGCCAACAGAGAGACAGATGAGATCCACCTGTTCCTGCCCAAAAAGCTGGAGGAGAAAATCCGTTGGCTTCGGGCGTTTCAAGAGGAAAGGAAGATGGTTCAGGAAGATGAGAAGATTG GCTTTGAAATCTCTGAGTATCAGAAGAGACATGCTGCCTTGACCGTTAGGAGAGTCACCAAACAGAAAG GTGTGGGCCGGTCAGGCCCCCCAGCACACCCACCTCCACTGGACCCCATGAACCCCGGGCAGTACCTTCTCCCCGACGGATACGGGCAGGCGGATGGATACGAATACGAGCCCAAACGCAGCACATCTCCCTTCTGGCAGAACTTCAGTCGGTTAGCTCCCTTTAAAAAATAG
- the arhgef9a gene encoding rho guanine nucleotide exchange factor 9 isoform X2 codes for MDAPPRAALHPPARRDSHRSSAMETGEMEQAHDRGGYPAPQRRLGHVNDLVSGGSVVNAEAVWDHVTMADRELAFKAGDVIKVLDASNKDWWWGQIDEEEGWFPASFVRLWVNQEENTVVEAAESSSEVQNGHAEASPNPSTDCLCLGQPTQNRDQMRANVINEIMSTERHYIKHLKDICEGYLRQCKKRRDMFNDDQLKVIFGNIEDIYRFQLSFVRDLEKQFNTEEPHLSEIGPCFLEHQDGFWIYSEYCNNHVDSCMELTRLMRDARYQHFFEACRLVQQMIDIAIDGYLLTPVQKICKYPLQLAELLKYTVQEHSDYRYVAAALAVMRNVTQQINERKRRLENIDKIAQWQASVLDWEGDDILDRSSELVYTGEMSWIYQPYGRSQSRIFFLFDHQMVLCKKDLIRRDILYYKGRIDMDRYEVIDAIDGRDDDFNVSVKNAFKLANRETDEIHLFLPKKLEEKIRWLRAFQEERKMVQEDEKIGFEISEYQKRHAALTVRRVTKQKGVGRSGPPAHPPPLDPMNPGQYLLPDGYGQADGYEYEPKRSTSPFWQNFSRLAPFKK; via the exons ATGGACGCTCCCCCTCGCGCCGCTCTCCATCCGCCTGCGCGGAGAGACTCGCACCGTTCCAGTGCTATGGAAACGGGAGAGATGGAGCAAGCGCACGACAGAGGGGGATACCCAGCACCTCAGCGCCGCCTCGGGCATGTCAATGAC TTGGTCAGCGGGGGCTCTGTAGTGAATGCCGAGGCAGTATGGGACCATGTGACCATGGCTGACCGGGAGCTGGCCTTCAAGGCCGGCGATGTCATCAAGGTGTTGGACGCCTCGAATAAGGACTGGTGGTGGGGTCAAATCGACGAGGAGGAGGGCTGGTTTCCTGCCAGCTTCGTCAGG TTGTGGGTGAATCAGGAGGAAAACACCGTGGTCGAGGCTGCCGAAAGCTCCAGCGAGGTGCAGAATGGCCATGCGGAGGCCAGTCCGAACCCCAGCACTGACTGCCTGTGTCTGGGCCAGCCCACGCAGAACCGGGACCAGATGAGGGCCAATGTCATCAATGAGATCATGAGCACAGAAAGACATTACATCAAGCACCTGAAGGACATCTGTGAG GGGTATCTCCGTCAGTGTAAAAAGCGGAGAGACATGTTTAACGACGATCAGCTGAAAGTGATCTTTGGAAATATCGAAGACATTTACAGATTCCAGTTGAGCTTTGTCAGAGACCTGGAGAAACAGTTTAACACAGAAGAACCTCACCTGAGCGAGATCGGACCTTGCTTTTTGGAACAC caagaTGGATTCTGGATCTACTCGGAATACTGTAACAATCACGTTGACTCCTGTATGGAGCTCACACGTCTCATGCGAGACGCACGATACCAGCACTTCTTCGAAGCTTGCCGATTGGTTCAGCAGATGATCGACATCGCCATTGATGGCTACCTGCTCACACCAGTCCAGAAAATCTGCAAATACCCTCTACAGCTGGCAGAGTTACTGAAATACACAGTACAAGAACACAG TGATTATCGGTACGTAGCCGCGGCGCTAGCTGTAATGAGAAATGTCACTCAGCAAATCAACGAACGCAAACGAAGGCTTGAGAACATTGACAAAATTGCCCAGTGGCAGGCCTCTGTACTGGACTGGGAG GGCGATGATATTCTGGACAGGAGCTCAGAGCTTGTGTACACTGGGGAGATGTCCTGGATATATCAACCATACGGACGCAGCCAAAGCAGAATCTTCTTCCTATTCGATCATCAGATGGTCCTCTGCAAGAAG GATCTCATTCGCCGTGATATTCTCTACTATAAGGGTCGGATTGACATGGATCGATACGAGGTCATTGATGCAATCGATGGCAGAGATGATGATTTTAATGTTAGCGTGAAGAATGCCTTCAAACTGGCCAACAGAGAGACAGATGAGATCCACCTGTTCCTGCCCAAAAAGCTGGAGGAGAAAATCCGTTGGCTTCGGGCGTTTCAAGAGGAAAGGAAGATGGTTCAGGAAGATGAGAAGATTG GCTTTGAAATCTCTGAGTATCAGAAGAGACATGCTGCCTTGACCGTTAGGAGAGTCACCAAACAGAAAG GTGTGGGCCGGTCAGGCCCCCCAGCACACCCACCTCCACTGGACCCCATGAACCCCGGGCAGTACCTTCTCCCCGACGGATACGGGCAGGCGGATGGATACGAATACGAGCCCAAACGCAGCACATCTCCCTTCTGGCAGAACTTCAGTCGGTTAGCTCCCTTTAAAAAATAG